From Erythrobacter sp. YJ-T3-07:
CTGCCATGCCTTCACCAGCCGCCCGAGCGGGAAGGTCGCGGGTTCGCCCCGGTCGTAGGAACTGTCGAACTGCGTCCCGTCGAGCAGGCGTCCGGCATAGTGCACCGTCACCGTATCCTCGACCGTCGGCTTCGGCCCGCTGCCGTCCCCGGTGAGGCGACGCCACTTGAGCCCGCCGGGCAACACCTGCCAGCCATCCTCCGCCTTCAGCTCGGCAATCGCCGCCTGCTGACGGTTGTGCCACGCGAGGTCGTGCGCGGGCTGTTCGGGCGTTGCGCCATCCTGCGCAATGGCCGCGCAGGGCAGCGCGAGTGCCGCAAGGGCGAGCGCGAGCTTCACCAGTCGTAAGCCTGCGGCAGGTCGGCTTCGTCGATGTCGCGATAGCGTTCGCGCAGGCCCGACTGGTGCGTGTCGGTCGGCTGGCGGACGCCGTCGATGAACACGGCTTCGGGCACCGTGCCCACCTCCAGCGGATCGCCATCCCAGATCACCACATCGGCTGCGGCATTGCTGGTGAGCGTGCCTAGTCGCCCGCCGAAGCCGGAAATGCGCGCCGGGATCGAGGTGATCGTCGCCAGTGCTTCACCCCAGGTCAGGCCCGTGGCTCCGGGCAACCGCGACAGCGCGACGAGGTTGCCGGCATACTGGCGCGCGTTGCGCGGCTGTTCGCCGGTCCCGCCGCTCATCCGGCCGATCGCGACGGTGACGCCCGCATCGCGCATCCGCCCGATATTGCTCTGCGTCGCGGCGAGCTGGTCGAACCCGGTTGGCAGATCGTCGAGCGGGTCGGCGATCACCGGCACATTGGCGGCGGCGATCTCGTTCGCGACCAGCCAGCCCTCGCTCGCGCCGAGGATGACGAGGTCGAGCCGGGGGAAATCCCGCTTGAGCCTGATCGCCTCGCGAATGTCCGAAGCGCGCTCTGCCACCACGTAGAGCGGCTGCTCGCCACGCACGACGGGCACCAGTGCGGCCGCATCGAAGCGGGTCAGCAGCACGTCGCCCGCCCGCTCGCTGTCGCGGCCCGAGAGACGCGGGTCGAGCGGAACGTCGTCCCCGAAGCTGGTGTTCGAAGGCCGTGCGGTGGCGGCACCGATGGCAGCGCGATCGCCGTAGGACTGCGCCTCGCGCAGCGCATTGCGCAGCAGCGCGTGGGCGCTGGTGCGGCTGCCACCCGAAATGCGCGCGCCGGTCTCGCCCAGATCGACCAGCTGGAATGCGCGCGGACGGGTGACCATCTCCGGATCTGCGCCCAGATCGATCACCGCACCCTGGCCGCCGAAGATCGATGCGGAGGGGCGGGTGGAAACGCTTGCCCGGGTGATCCCGTCGGCGCGCGCGACCATCACGTCCTGCGAATTGGGGTTGAGCGCGGTCGACGCGTCGAGCGCGGCGCTGAAGGGCGAATTGCCCGCCGCGGTATCATTGCTCTCGCTCACACCGTCAACGTCGGACAGGCCGAGATCGGTGACGGCGGAGAAGATCCCCGGAGTCACCCACTTGCCGGTGCCGTCGATGACTTCGCCGCCTGCAGGCACGGTGACGCCCGCGCCCGCTGCGACGATCCGCCCGTTGCGGACCACCACGGTGGCGTTCTCGACCGGTTCGGAGCCGTCGCCGGTTGCGACGGTCGCATTGGTGATGGTGAAGTCCTGCGCGGCGGCAGGGGCGACCAGGGCGAGCGCGGCGGCGCTGCCCAGCAGAGCGAGGCGGATCATTTGACGTCTCCCGCACCGGGCTGGCCGAGTTCGAAATCGCTCACCGGGCGGCGGCTGCGATCGAGCGCGTCGTAAAGCAGCGCGCCGTCGATCCAGACCTTCTCGGGCCGTGAATAGACGCTCAGCGGGTCGCCGTTCCACAGCACCACATCGGCCATCTTGCCGGGTTCGAGGCTGCCGGTCATTTTATCGATGCCCATCGCCTTGGCCGCGTTGAGCGTGAACCAGCCGACCACGTCGGCATCGGGAATGTCGAGCCCCATGCGTCGCCCTGCGGCCTGCGCCTTGGCGGCTTCCTGGTTGAGGCGCTGGATACCGTTCTCGTCGTCCGAGTGGATCACCACGCAGGCGCCCGATTTCCACAGCAGCGCCGCGTTTTCGCGGATGCCGTCGTAGCTTTCCATCTTGAAGCCGTACCAGTCGGCCCAGATCGCGCTGCACACGTCGTTTTCGCGCAGCAGATCGGCGATCTTGTAGCTTTCGACAGCGTGGTGGAAGGCGGTGACCTTGTAGCCCATCTCCTTGGCCATATCCATCACCAGCGCCATCTCGTCCGCGCGGTAGCAGTGGTTGTGGATCAGGATGTCACCGTCGAGAACGCCTGCCAGCGTCTCCTTGGCGAGGTCGCGCTTGGAGCGGTCGCCCGCGGCATAGGCGCGCGCGTCGAGCCACATCTGCCGGTTGACCGCGAAGTTGCCCATCCGGGTGGAGGGCATGCGTCCACGGCTGCCATAGACGCGCTTGGGATTCTCCCCGCAGGCCATCTTCATGCCGTAGGGCGCGCCGGGGAACTTCATCCCCTGCACGGTGCGCGAGGCGACGTTCTTCAGAGTGACCGAGCGGCCGCCGGTGAGGTTGGCAGAACCGGGGAGGATCTGCAGCGCAGTGATCCCGCCATTTGCGAGCGCGCGGCTGAAGCCCGGATCCTGCGGCCAGACCGAATGTTCGGCCCAGACTTCGGGCGTGGTCGGGCTGGTCGCCTCGTTCCCGTCGCTATGCGCCTCGACCGAAGGGGTGGGATAGTCGCCGAGGTGCGAGTGGATGTCGATCACGCCGGGGGTCACGAACTTGCCGGTGCCCTCGATCACGTCGTAACCGTCGGTGGACAGTCCAGTGCCCACCTCAACCACTTCGCCATCGCGGAACAGCACGGTCGCATTGTCGAACCGGTTGCCCGCGCCGTCGAACACGGTCGCGCCGACCAGTGCGGTCGGCCGCCCCGGATAGCGCTGGTAGGTCGAGGCGTAGGGCGTGCCCCCGTCCGCACCCACCAACGGCGAGGCGGCGGACGCGCTGCGCGTCTCGCCCCCCGTGCCGCCGTCCATCCCCGTACAGGCCCCCAGCGCGAGCGCGCAGGCGGTTGCGATCAGTGTCCGTGTGCGCATCGTTCCCCCCTTACGTGCTGGCTTAGTGGTTCGGCCGCGTGGTCGGGTGGATACCCGCACCCTGCGCCTCGCCCGGGCCTTCGCGCTGGCCTTCGAGGTCGTCGCCGACATCTTCGTCGGCAAGCGTGTCGAGGTGCATCAGCTTCTTCACCAGCGGGCTGACGACCATCACCACCACGCCTACGCCGATCGCGAACCAGCCGACCGTCGAATAGACGTCCAGCACGACCTGCTTGCCTGCCTCTTCGCCGATACCCTCGGCACCGGTTGCCGAAGCGATCAGGCCGGCGGCGAAGTTGCCGGTGGCGGAAGCGAAGAACCACGTGCCCATGATGAGCGAGGCCATGTGGCCGGGGCTCAGGCGGTTCATCGCCGAGAGACCCACGGGCGACAGGCAAAGCTCACCGGTCGTGTGCAGCAGATAGATGAGGAAGATGAAAATCACGGGAGTGGGCACGTTCACGCCAACGCTCTCCGCGCCCCACACCAGCACCAGGAAGCCCAGGCCGACCTGCACCACGCCGAGACCGAACTTCATCGGCGTGGAAGGCTCTGCCCCCCGCTTGCCCAGCATCTGCCACAGACCGGCGAAAACCGGCGCGAGCAGGATGATGTAGATCGCATTGATCGACTGGAACATCGATGCAGCCACGCCCTGCGTATCGACATGGCGATCGGTAAACAGGTTGAGGCTCGAGCCTGCCTGTTCGAACAGCGCCCAGAAGACGATCGAAACGAAGATCAGGAAAATTGCCGCGAAGATCCGGTCGCGCTCTTCGCGCGGAAGCCGCACGATGGCGAGATAAAGGACGTAAGCGACAAGGCCGAGTCCGAAGAAGCCCAGCACCCAGCCCACGAGCTGCTGGAACTGGATCGCCAGCCAGCACAGGCCGACCATGCCGAGGCCAAGGCCGTAGATGCCGAACTCCCGGAAGCCGGCGATCTTCGCAGGATCCTTGGGCTCGCCCTTGCCCAGCAGCAGGGGCTTGCCGATGATGAAGAACACCAGGCCCAGCAGCATGCCGATGCCGGCAAGGCCGAAGCCGTAGGCCCAGCCAACCGTCTGGCCGAGGAAGCCGCAGATGATCGACGCGGTCGCCGCGCCGACGTTAATGCCCATGTAGAAAATGGTGTAGGCGGGATCGCGGCGGATGTCCGTACGCGTATAGAGCTGCCCGACCAGCACCGAGATATTGGCCTTGAGGAAGCCCGAGCCCACGATGATCAGCGCGAGGGCCAGCCAGAAAATATTGATCGTCGCATCGGCCTGACCACCATCGCCCTCAAAGGCCATGAAGAAGTGACCGAAGGTCAGCAGGACGGCGCCAAAGAGCACTGCCTTACGCTGCCCGAGGAACCGATCGGCAAGGAAGCCGCCGACCACTGGGGTAATATAGACCAAGGCCGTGTAGGCTCCGTAGATCACGCTCGCCTCGCTGTCGGAGAACAGCCAGTGCTGCACGAGATAGAAGATCAGCAGCGCGCGCATGCCGTAGTAGGAAAAGCGCTCCCACATTTCGGCCATGAAGAGGAGGAACAGGCCCTTGGGATGCCCGATCACCTCCGCCTGAGGGCGTGTGGTGAGGAAAACCCCTCCAAGCAGGAAGGTGACTAGCGCCACCACCGCGATCCAGAATGCCCACAACTCGTACGCCGAGTCGAATAACGCATTAAATTCGGCCATGAATTCCCGATCCCCAAACTTCCGCGTCCCTGCGCGGGTGCAATCAAAGCGCGCACCCTAGCGCGCAAAAACGCTGTGTGAAGCCCAAGTGACGCCTATCTGCCTGATTATGGGCTGAACAAGCTCCGCCCGAGGCGTGCAGGAACCTTGACCCGACCCGCTGTGTTATGTCACTGAACCACCATGGCAAGCACCGGCCCCACCTCCCAGCGACCCGTCTATCTGCGTTTGCGCGACCTGATTGCGGCAAACATCATGGACGGGGTGTTCGCGGAAGGGGAGATGCTCCCCTCGGTCCGCGCATTTGCGGCAGAGCATGGTGCCAACCCTCTGACCGTGGCCAAGGCGTTCCAGCAATTCCAGACCAATGGGCTGATCGCGGTGCGCCGCGGGGTCGGCATGTATGTGCGCGAGGGCGCGGCGGCAAAGCTGCGCGCGGCGGAGCGCAAGAGCTTCCTCAAGGACGAATGGCCCGCGATCCGCGAGCGACTCGATCGGCTGGGCCTGTCTGCGCGCGAACTGCTGGACTCCGCCGACGCCTGAGACGCCATGGGGCCCGACGCGCCGTTCGTCGGGCTAAAATTCACATTTATCATGTTGGTGCATTGCAAAATCGAACCGGCTTTGCCACGAAGGCTCCCGCATTAGGTCATCGTATTGAAGAGCCGGGACGCATTCGCGGGTGAACCGGCCGGGCACGCTTTAGACGGAAGGCGCGAGGCATGATCAGATCCGAGCTTTTGCAGAAGCTTGCGCAGGACAACCCCGAATTGCGCGCCCAGGAAGTCGAGCAGGTGGTCGACATCTTTTTCGAGGAAATCGCCCAGCGTCTGGCCGAGGGCGGACGGATCGAACTGCGCGGTTTCGGCGCCTTCTCGACCCGCGAGCGCGAAGCGCGCACCGGGCGCAACCCGCGCACCGGCGAAGCGGTCGACGTGCCGGCGAAGCGCGTGCCCTATTTCAAGCCGGGCAAGGAAATGCGCAACGCGCTCAACCCGGACTGATCGCCCGGACCGGCCCGACACCGCCCGACACGCATCGGGCGCTCGCCATAACAGCAAAACACGGCTATTCGCGCCCGCTCCGGCTGCGCGGGTGTGGCGGAATGGTAGACGCCGGGGACTTAAAATCCCCTGTCCTTAGGACGTGTGGGTTCGAGTCCCACCACCCGCACCAGCGACTGCGACGGTGCCGCCCTGCGCACTCTTTCCTCGCCAGTCGATCATCGCCAGGAGCACGGCTGCGATAATCGTGTATGCGGGCCGCCCGCAGACTGAGGATGACTCATGGCCACGAAGACCAAGCCGGGGATCGAACCGGACCGTATCACCCTGCTCGAAACGCTGGACCGGCGGCTGCGCTGGCTGTCCGCGTGGACGATCCACAACGCCAATAATATTCGCGAAAGCCGCGACCAGCTGAAGGTCGGCGGGCACCAGGCGAGCTGCGCATCGATCAGCAGCATCATGGCCGCGCTCTATTTCCATGCGCTGGGCCCGAACGACAAGGTCGCGGTGAAGCCGCACGCGGGGCCGGTCCTCCACGCCATCCACTACCTGCTCGGCAGCCAGTCGCGCGACCAGCTGGAGGCGTTTCGCGGCTTCGGGGGCGCGCAGAGCTATCCCAGCCGGACCAAGGACCGCATCCCGGTCGATTTCTCCACCGGCTCGGTCGGGCTGGGCGTGGCGGTGACCGCCTTTGCCAGCCTGGTGCAGGATTATCTGGTCGCCCACGGCGCGCTCGCGCCTGAAAAGACCGGGCGAATGGTAGCGCTGATGGGCGATGCTGAACTCGACGAGGGCAATATCTATGAATGCCTGATCGAGGGCTACAAGCACGACGTGCGCAATTGCTGGTGGATCGTCGACTACAACCGCCAGTCGCTCGACCATACAACCGCCGACCGCATGTTCCGCCGCTTCGACGACATCTTCCGCACCTGCGGCTGGCGGGTCGTCACGCTCAAATATGGCAAGCTGATGGAGCAGGCCTTCAACGAGCCCGGCGGCGAGGCGCTGCGCGAATGGATCGATACCACCTCCAACGCCGAATATGCCGCGCTGACCTATCAGGGCGGCGAGCAATGGCGCGCGCGTCTGACCCGGGATATCGGCGAGCAGGAGGGTGTGGCCAAGCTGCTTGAGCGGCGCGACGACGAGGCGCTGGCTCGGCTGATGACCAATCTGGGCGGCCATTGCATGGAAAGCCTGACCGAAGCCTTCGATGCGGCCGACGATGACACGCCCACGCTGTTCATCGCCTACACCATCAAGGGCTACGGCCTGCCCTTCGCCGGCCACAAGGACAATCATGCCGGCCTCATGAACACCACCCAGATCGAGGCGCTGCGCGACCAGCAGGGCATCGCCGAAGGCAGCGAGTGGGAACCCTACGCGGGGATTGGCGACAACATCGAATCCGCCCTGCGCGATCTGGTCGAGGGGACGAAGATCGCGCGCGAGAAGGCGGATGCCAGCGCGCCCACCTTCGATGTGCCCGCGATCGCCGCGCCCGAAGGCAGCGAACAGGCGACGCAGACCGCGTTCGGCAAGATTCTGCTGGAACTGGCCAAGGGCGGCTCGCCGCTCGCCGACCGGATCATCACCACCTCGCCCGATGTGACTGTGTCGACCAACCTCGGCGCATGGGTGAACCAGCGCGGCCTGTTCCGGCGCCAGCAGATGGAGGACGTGTTCCGCAAGGCGCGCATCCCCTCGGCCCAGAAGTGGGAGGGCGATACGGCGGGCCAGCATCTCGAACTGGGCATTGCGGAGAACAACCTGTTCCTTGCGCTGGCCGCGATGGGGCTGTCGGGCGCGCTGTTCGGCGAAAGGCTGCTGCCGATCGGCACGGTCTACGATCCCTTCATCGCGCGCGGCCTCGATGCGCTCAATTACGGCTGCTATCAGGACGCCCGGTTCATGCTGGTCGCGACCCCTGCCGGGGTCACGCTGGGGCCGGAAGGCGGAGCGCACCAGTCGATCAACCCGCCGCTGATCGCGATGGGTCAGCCGGGCCTGCGCCATTACGAACCCGCCTTCGTCGACGAACTGGCGCTGCTGATGGAAGAGGCGTTCGCGCTTCTGCAGGCTCCCGACGGGGAATCGGTCTATTTCCGCCTCACCACGCGCGCCATTCCGCAGATCGAGCGCACCGACGATGCGTGGCGCGAGGGTGCCAAGAAGGGGGCTTACTGGTTGCGTCCGCCCGGCCCGAAGGCCGAAGCCGCAATTGTCACCATGGGCGCGATTACACCCGAAGCCATCGCGGCCTGCGATGCGATGGCGGACGACCTGCCCGGCCTCGGCCTGCTGGTGGTGACATCGCCCGATCTGCTCCACCGCGAATGGAGCGCGCGCATGGCGCAGGATGGCGCGGAACCTTCCCATATCGAAAGCCTGCTGTCGCAGCTGCCTGCCGGTGCACAGCTCGTCACGCTGCTCGACGGATCGCCGGGTGCGCTTTCCTGGCTGGGCGGGGTCGACGGGCGCCGCGTCTCGCCACTGGGCGTCGACCGCTTCGGCCAGACCGGCGATCTGGTCGATCTCTACCGCGAATATCGCCTCGATTCGGACGCCGTGATCGGTGCGATGGCACGGCTGTTCACGCGGTGACGCAGGCGCAATCAGACTCTTTCCGGTCGAACGCGGGCGGGGCGATGGCTTGCCCTTGGCGGACGCATGACGCAGGGGCGCGCGCATGACCCGGGAAACATGGCTCAACCGCGCAATCCGCCTGATCGAAGCGGATTATAACCGCTCCTCCGACACCCACCTCATCCGGGTGCCGCTGCCGCATTGCCGGGGGATCGAGCTCTATCTCAAGGACGAAAGCTCGCACCCCACGGGCAGCCTCAAGCACCGGCTCGCCCGCTCGCTGTTCCTCTACGGCTTGTGCAACGGCTGGATCGGGGAGGGCACCACGCTGATCGAAGCCTCGTCGGGCTCGACTGCGGTCTCCGAAGCCTATTTCGCCAAACTGCTCGACCTGCCGTTCATCGCGGTGGTGCCCGCCAGCACCGCCGAAGCGAAGCTGGAGCAGATCCGGTTCTACGGCGGGCAGATCCACCCGGTCGACGATCCGGGCATGGTTTACGCGGAATCGGAGCGGCTCGCGGCGGAGACGGGCGGGCATTATCTCGACCAGTTCACTTTTGCCGAACGGGCGACCGACTGGCGCGGCAACAACAATATCGCGCAGAGCATCTTCTCGCAGATGAGCGAGGAGGATCATCCCGATCCCGCATGGGTCGTGTGCGGCGCGGGCACCGGCGGGACTTCGGCCACGCTGGGCCGCTATATCCGCTACCAGCGCCGCCCGACGCAATTGTGCGTCGCCGATCCGGCAGGCTCTGTCTTCCACCGCCACTACGCCAACCGCGCGGTCGAGACGCTGGACGGTCGCTGCGAATGCCGGATCGAAGGAATCGGGCGCGCGCGGGTCGAACCGAGTTTCGAGCCGGGCGTGATCGACCGAATGATCGCGGTTGAGGATGCCGATTCGATCGGCGCGATGTTCGCCCTGTCCAAAACGCTGGGTCGAAAGGTCGGCGGATCGACCGGCACCAACCTGTTCGCCTGCCTCCAGCTGATCGAGGAAATGGCCTCCGCCGGGCAGACCGGCAGCATCGTGACCCTGCTGTGCGACGACGGCGCGCGCTACGCCTCGACCTATTACAGCGAGGAATGGCTGGCCGAATGGGGCGGAGATTGGCGCCCGGCGTATGAGCGGCTACTCGAAATTCTCGAATAGCGTACCGGCGCGGCCAGCGCTTTCGTTTACGGCTCCCTAACCAATTTCCTTCACTCCCCGGTCAAGCGAACAGCAACCGGGGGGTCTGATGACCGAAGCGAACCGACCAGCTCTCAATGTCCCGTCACTCGATGTAGACGTGGCGATCATCGGTGCAGGCCCCGCAGGGCTCACCGCAGGCTACCTGCTGACCAAGGCGGGCAAGAGTGTGGCCATCATCGAGAAGGACCAAACCTACGTGGGCGGCATCAGCCGTACCGTGGAGCACGAGGGCTACCGCTTCGATATCGGCGGGCACCGGTTCTTTTCCAAGTCGCAAGCGGTCGTCGACCTGTGGAACGAGATCTTGCCTGATGACTTCATCGAGCGCCCGCGGATGAGCCGCATCTATTACGAGGGCAAGTTCTACTCCTACCCGCTGCGCGCGTTCGAGGCGCTGGGCAATCTCGGCCTGTGGCGCTCGACCATGTGTATGGCGAGCTACCTGTGGGCGCGTGCCTTTCCCAACCGGAACGTGAAAAGCTTCGAGGACTGGACCACGAACCAGTTCGGCAAGAAGCTTTATTCGATCTTCTTCAAGACCTACACGGAGAAGGTGTGGGGCATGCCCTGCGACGAAATGAGCGCGGACTGGGCGGCGCAGCGGATCAAGGGGCTTTCGCTGATGGGCGCGGTGGTCGACGGGCTGAAGCGCAGCCTCGGCCTCAACAGGAAACCCAATGACGGGATGCAGGCCAAGACTCTGCTCGAAAGCTTCCGCTATCCGCGCCAGGGCCCCGGAATGATGTGGGAAGCCGCGCGCGACAAGATCATCGCCAGCGGCAGGGGGCAGGTCATCATGGGCCATGGCCTCGAACAGCTCGCCAGCGATGGCGAGGGCGGCTGGCGGATGAGCGCGGTGGGCAAGGATGGATCGAAGATCGTCGTCAACGCCGCCCACGCGATCAGCTCCGCGCCGATGCGCGAACTGGGCGCGCGGTTGCATCCGCTGCCCGAGACCAGCTGGAACGGCAGCAATCTGCGCTACCGCGACTTCCTGACCGTCGCGCTGATGGTCGAGGGAGAAGACCTGTTCCCCGACAACTGGATCTACATCCACGACAGCAAGGTGAAGGTCGGCCGCGTGCAGAACTTCCGCAGCTGGTCGCCCGAGATGATCCCGGACGAGAGCATGGCCTGCGTCGGCCTCGAATATTTCTGCTTCGAAGGCGACGGGCTGTGGTCGATGGACGATGCCGACCTGATCGAGCTGGCGACCACCGAGATGAAGGTGCTCGGCCTGCTCGACCCGAAGAAGGTCAAGGGCGGCGCGGTCGTGCGGCAGGAAAAGGCCTATCCCGTCTATGACGAGGATTACGCCGCCAATGTCGCCGCGATGCGCGGCGAGCTGGAGTCGAAGTACCCAACTCTGCACCTGGTGGGGCGCAACGGCATGCACCGCTACAACAACCAGGATCACGCGATGATGACCGCGATGCTGACGGTCGAGAACATCCTCGCCGGCGCGCGCGTCTACGACATCTGGTGCGTCAACGAGGATGCGGAATACCACGAAGCGGGCGACGAGGGTGCGGACAAGGCGCTGCCTGCCCGCGAACCCGTGACGACCGATCAGGCCGCCGCGCTCAATTCGATGCGCGATGTGCCGACCCGTATCGTCGAGGATGGCGAAAGCGACGCCGACAAGCGCCGCGCCGCCTGACGAGATACTGGGAAGGGCACGCACATGCAGGCCATGCTGCACCGGCTGAGCGATCTGACGATCCTGCGCTACCTGCTCGCAAGCGTGGGGGCGCTGGCGGTCGACATGGGATCCTTCCTCGGCCTGATGGCGCTGGGCCTCGCCGCGACGCCTGCGTCTGCTGCAGGTTACACGCTGGGCATCCTTGCGCACTGGCTGCTGTCGAGCCGCGCGGTCTTTACCGGGCGCGTCGCACGGAGCGGGACCGCACGCACGCGCCAGAAGGTGCTGTTCGTCGTCTCCGCACTCGCCGGGCTGGCGCTGACCACCGGCATCGTCGCCGCAGCGCAGGCGCTGTCGATCGATCCGCGCGCGGGCAAGCTGGTCGCAATCGTGCTCAGCTTCGCGCTCACCTGGTGGCTGCGCAACGTGGTGGTGTTTCGTGCGCTCGCCTAGAGCGGGCACCAGCCTGCCGCGCACAAGCCTCGCCGATATGCCGCATATCGTGCGGATGTGGGCGTTGCTCGCGCTTATCCTCCTGCTGGTATCGGCCGGGCGCATCGCGCACTGGCAGTTCCCCGATCCCGACGACATCCTGCGCCTCGTGCAGGTGCGCGATCTGCTGGGCGGGCAGGGCTGGTTCGATCTCGACCAGCACCGGATCGATCCCTTGCGCGAAGTGCCGATGCACTGGTCTCGGCTGGTCGATATCCCGCTCGCGCTGGTTATCGGCGGGCTGACCCCGCTGGTCGGCCAAAGCGCTGCCGAAGGCGTCGCGCTGATTGCGGTGCCGCTGCTGACCCTGCTGGTCGCGATGGCGTTCGTCGCGCCGGTCGCGATCCGCCTGTTCGGGCGTGAGACCGGCGGGTGGGCGGTGCTGGTCGCAGGGATGATGCCGCTGCTCTCCTATCAGTTCCAGCCTTTGCGGATCGACCATCACGGCTGGCAGATCGCGTGCTTCGCCGCCGCCTTCTGGGGCCTGTCGCAACGCGACAACCCGCGCGGGCCGATCGTCGCAGGGCTTGCGATGGCGAGTGGCCTGATGATTTCCATCGAGGGGCTGCCGCTGGCCGCACTGGTGGCTGCGATCCTGGCGCTACGCTGGTTGCGCGATCCCTCGACGCGCCTTGGCCTGACCCATTACCTGCAGGCGCTCGCAGGCGGGCTGGTCGCGCTCTATCTCGCGACCCGGGGCTGGCCGCATGCTGCGCAATATTGCGATGCAATCACCCCGACGCATCTCGGATTTTTCCTCGTCGTCGCGCTCGGCACCAGTGTGCTGAGCCATGCGCGCCCGCTGCCGCCGATCGCGGTGCTTGGCGCGCTGGGAGCGATCGGCGCAGGCGGCGTCGCGCTGTTCGGCGCAGCCTCGCCCGCGTGCCTGACCACGCCGTTCGGCTCGCTCGACCCGCTGGTGCACGATTACTGGTACGTCAACGTGATCGAGGGGCGCCCGGTATGGGATCAGACCGCCACGATCATTCCGGCTCTGCTCCAGCTCGCGCTCGCCTTCGCGGTTGCGGTGCGGCTGTGGCTGCGCGCCCCGCTGCCACAGCGTGCGCAGCTGGGCGAGTTCGTGCTGCTTTTCGCGGGCACGCTGGTTCTGGGCCTGCTGGTTTCGCGCTCGCTCGCGTTCGCATCCCTGCTGGCGACGGTACCGCTGGCATGGCTGCTGGGCGAGGCGCTGCACCGCTTGCGCACGGCGCGCAAGGCAGTCCCCAAGATTGCGGTCGGCGTGGCGACGCTGCTCGCGCTGCTGCCGATGGCCCCGGTCGCGCTGGCGGAGAACCTCGCCTCGAGCGCGCCGGCCGCACCCCGCCTCACTGCGCAGGTCGGTGGTGAGGCCGCCGGGACGCAGGCCGCAGGTATCGTCGAGAGTTCGTGCGACCTG
This genomic window contains:
- a CDS encoding GntR family transcriptional regulator; this translates as MASTGPTSQRPVYLRLRDLIAANIMDGVFAEGEMLPSVRAFAAEHGANPLTVAKAFQQFQTNGLIAVRRGVGMYVREGAAAKLRAAERKSFLKDEWPAIRERLDRLGLSARELLDSADA
- a CDS encoding amidohydrolase, with translation MRTRTLIATACALALGACTGMDGGTGGETRSASAASPLVGADGGTPYASTYQRYPGRPTALVGATVFDGAGNRFDNATVLFRDGEVVEVGTGLSTDGYDVIEGTGKFVTPGVIDIHSHLGDYPTPSVEAHSDGNEATSPTTPEVWAEHSVWPQDPGFSRALANGGITALQILPGSANLTGGRSVTLKNVASRTVQGMKFPGAPYGMKMACGENPKRVYGSRGRMPSTRMGNFAVNRQMWLDARAYAAGDRSKRDLAKETLAGVLDGDILIHNHCYRADEMALVMDMAKEMGYKVTAFHHAVESYKIADLLRENDVCSAIWADWYGFKMESYDGIRENAALLWKSGACVVIHSDDENGIQRLNQEAAKAQAAGRRMGLDIPDADVVGWFTLNAAKAMGIDKMTGSLEPGKMADVVLWNGDPLSVYSRPEKVWIDGALLYDALDRSRRPVSDFELGQPGAGDVK
- a CDS encoding FKBP-type peptidyl-prolyl cis-trans isomerase; protein product: MKLALALAALALPCAAIAQDGATPEQPAHDLAWHNRQQAAIAELKAEDGWQVLPGGLKWRRLTGDGSGPKPTVEDTVTVHYAGRLLDGTQFDSSYDRGEPATFPLGRLVKAWQLAIPQMGVGDTIELYTPADLAYGPVGKGPIPGNATLVFKVELLGIE
- a CDS encoding amidohydrolase family protein; this translates as MIRLALLGSAAALALVAPAAAQDFTITNATVATGDGSEPVENATVVVRNGRIVAAGAGVTVPAGGEVIDGTGKWVTPGIFSAVTDLGLSDVDGVSESNDTAAGNSPFSAALDASTALNPNSQDVMVARADGITRASVSTRPSASIFGGQGAVIDLGADPEMVTRPRAFQLVDLGETGARISGGSRTSAHALLRNALREAQSYGDRAAIGAATARPSNTSFGDDVPLDPRLSGRDSERAGDVLLTRFDAAALVPVVRGEQPLYVVAERASDIREAIRLKRDFPRLDLVILGASEGWLVANEIAAANVPVIADPLDDLPTGFDQLAATQSNIGRMRDAGVTVAIGRMSGGTGEQPRNARQYAGNLVALSRLPGATGLTWGEALATITSIPARISGFGGRLGTLTSNAAADVVIWDGDPLEVGTVPEAVFIDGVRQPTDTHQSGLRERYRDIDEADLPQAYDW
- a CDS encoding peptide MFS transporter, coding for MAEFNALFDSAYELWAFWIAVVALVTFLLGGVFLTTRPQAEVIGHPKGLFLLFMAEMWERFSYYGMRALLIFYLVQHWLFSDSEASVIYGAYTALVYITPVVGGFLADRFLGQRKAVLFGAVLLTFGHFFMAFEGDGGQADATINIFWLALALIIVGSGFLKANISVLVGQLYTRTDIRRDPAYTIFYMGINVGAATASIICGFLGQTVGWAYGFGLAGIGMLLGLVFFIIGKPLLLGKGEPKDPAKIAGFREFGIYGLGLGMVGLCWLAIQFQQLVGWVLGFFGLGLVAYVLYLAIVRLPREERDRIFAAIFLIFVSIVFWALFEQAGSSLNLFTDRHVDTQGVAASMFQSINAIYIILLAPVFAGLWQMLGKRGAEPSTPMKFGLGVVQVGLGFLVLVWGAESVGVNVPTPVIFIFLIYLLHTTGELCLSPVGLSAMNRLSPGHMASLIMGTWFFASATGNFAAGLIASATGAEGIGEEAGKQVVLDVYSTVGWFAIGVGVVVMVVSPLVKKLMHLDTLADEDVGDDLEGQREGPGEAQGAGIHPTTRPNH
- a CDS encoding transketolase, with translation MATKTKPGIEPDRITLLETLDRRLRWLSAWTIHNANNIRESRDQLKVGGHQASCASISSIMAALYFHALGPNDKVAVKPHAGPVLHAIHYLLGSQSRDQLEAFRGFGGAQSYPSRTKDRIPVDFSTGSVGLGVAVTAFASLVQDYLVAHGALAPEKTGRMVALMGDAELDEGNIYECLIEGYKHDVRNCWWIVDYNRQSLDHTTADRMFRRFDDIFRTCGWRVVTLKYGKLMEQAFNEPGGEALREWIDTTSNAEYAALTYQGGEQWRARLTRDIGEQEGVAKLLERRDDEALARLMTNLGGHCMESLTEAFDAADDDTPTLFIAYTIKGYGLPFAGHKDNHAGLMNTTQIEALRDQQGIAEGSEWEPYAGIGDNIESALRDLVEGTKIAREKADASAPTFDVPAIAAPEGSEQATQTAFGKILLELAKGGSPLADRIITTSPDVTVSTNLGAWVNQRGLFRRQQMEDVFRKARIPSAQKWEGDTAGQHLELGIAENNLFLALAAMGLSGALFGERLLPIGTVYDPFIARGLDALNYGCYQDARFMLVATPAGVTLGPEGGAHQSINPPLIAMGQPGLRHYEPAFVDELALLMEEAFALLQAPDGESVYFRLTTRAIPQIERTDDAWREGAKKGAYWLRPPGPKAEAAIVTMGAITPEAIAACDAMADDLPGLGLLVVTSPDLLHREWSARMAQDGAEPSHIESLLSQLPAGAQLVTLLDGSPGALSWLGGVDGRRVSPLGVDRFGQTGDLVDLYREYRLDSDAVIGAMARLFTR
- a CDS encoding integration host factor subunit beta codes for the protein MIRSELLQKLAQDNPELRAQEVEQVVDIFFEEIAQRLAEGGRIELRGFGAFSTREREARTGRNPRTGEAVDVPAKRVPYFKPGKEMRNALNPD